The following are encoded together in the Thunnus albacares chromosome 7, fThuAlb1.1, whole genome shotgun sequence genome:
- the ca12 gene encoding carbonic anhydrase 12 isoform X1, whose protein sequence is MLFLSSISIVLLQLTLFNVLHGAKWTYTGPLGEHQWSKNYPYCGGAFQSPIDIKSELMRFDPTLRPIEVHGYNLSRNEQLTLGNNGHSVQISLPSKMHISSFPHRYTAAQLHFHWGSFNRPAGSEHMVNSKQYAAEMHVVHFNSDKYPNMSMAVDKSDGLAVLGVLIEVGQFNPAFEQFLKFINGIKYRDQKVQVPGFNIRSLLPARLDEYYRYDGSLTTPPCYPSVLWTVFRNHVTISRKQFLSLATALYSSHAQDSAPVPLSGNYRKPQLADTRVVLVSFKEGRGLHGSLTYTSSFKRKRIIQQLLVGDLADLADEGLYKLLPSGSEKLYAGRKKYPKNQKSGTLAKSKQQTLHPSLRKKSQPTNRSVGKLGLGENELCYVSLEQRVFHQLRQSHRENQLVQALRDAVFPELNLRSYLNCKSDLALPTIRHILRGRPTDEAFELDRSLTKALMNPKKTTAIKQSVPKTNYGSLSPATVPRKPHSHGYPHPWLLPMEWED, encoded by the exons ATGCTGTTTCTGAGCTCCATATCCATCGTTTTGCTGCAACTGACTTTGTTCAACGTGCTGCATG GTGCCAAGTGGACATACACTG GGCCACTGGGAGAGCACCAATGGTCCAAAAACTATCCATATTGTGGTGGAGCTTTCCAGTCTCCAATAGACATCAAGTCAGAGCTCATGAGGTTTGACCCAACTTTACGTCCAATTGAGGTTCACGGCTACAATTTGTCACGCAACGAGCAGCTCACTCTTGGAAATAACGGACATTCTG TGCAAATATCACTGCCCTCCAAGATGCACATCTCTAGCTTCCCTCATCGTTACACTGCAGCTCAACTCCATTTCCATTGGGGCTCCTTTAACAGGCCTGCAGGCTCTGAACACATGGTGAACAGTAAGCAGTATGCAGCAGAG ATGCATGTGGTACACTTCAATTCAGACAAGTACCCCAATATGTCCATGGCTGTAGACAAATCGGATGGCCTGGCTGTGCTGGGTGTCCTGATTGAG GTTGGGCAGTTCAATCCGGCCTTTGAACAGTTTCTAAAGTTCATCAACGGCATCAAATACAGAG ATCAGAAAGTACAGGTGCCTGGTTTCAACATCAGATCTCTCCTGCCTGCACGTTTGGATGAGTATTATCGCTATGATGGGTCACTGACGACTCCTCCGTGCTATCCAAGTGTACTGTGGACAGTGTTCAGGAATCACGTGACAATTTCTCGCAAACAG TTTCTGTCCCTGGCAACAGCCCTCTACTCCTCCCATGCCCAGGACTCAGCCCCTGTGCCTCTGAGTGGCAACTATAGAAAACCACAGCTCGCCGACACCCGGGTCGTCCTGGTGTCTTTTAAGGAGG GCAGAGGACTGCATGGTTCTCTTACATACACTTCTTCATTCAAGCGGAAGAGAATCATTCAGCAGCTGCTGGTAGGTGACCTCGCAGACCTAGCTGATGAAGGCCTCTACAAGCTCCTACCAAGTGGCTCAGAGAAGCTCTATGCTGGCAGGAAGAAATACCCCAAGAACCAAAAGAGTGGGACTCTGGCCAAATCCAAGCAACAAACGCTGCATCCATCACTGAGAAAGAAGAGCCAACCAACCAACCGCTCTGTGGGAAAGTTAGGGCTGGGTGAAAATGAACTGTGCTACGTCTCGCTGGAACAGAGAGTTTTCCATCAACTCAGACAATCCCACCGTGAGAACCAGCTGGTTCAGGCTCTCAGAGATGCCGTTTTCCCTGAGCTCAACCTCAGGAGTTACCTGAACTGTAAGTCAGACCTGGCCCTCCCCACTATCAGACATATTCTGCGTGGACGGCCAACAGATGAGGCTTTTGAGTTAGATCGCTCTCTGACAAAAGCTTTGATGAATCCGAAGAAGACCACAGCAATCAAACAAAGTGTGCCAAAGACAAACTACGGCAGTCTGTCCCCTGCTACTGTTCCCAGGAAACCACACAGCCATGGTTATCCACATCCTTGGCTTTTGCCAATGGAATGGGAAGACTAG
- the ca12 gene encoding carbonic anhydrase 12 isoform X3: MLFLSSISIVLLQLTLFNVLHGAKWTYTGPLGEHQWSKNYPYCGGAFQSPIDIKSELMRFDPTLRPIEVHGYNLSRNEQLTLGNNGHSVQISLPSKMHISSFPHRYTAAQLHFHWGSFNRPAGSEHMVNSKQYAAEMHVVHFNSDKYPNMSMAVDKSDGLAVLGVLIEVGQFNPAFEQFLKFINGIKYRDQKVQVPGFNIRSLLPARLDEYYRYDGSLTTPPCYPSVLWTVFRNHVTISRKQFLSLATALYSSHAQDSAPVPLSGNYRKPQLADTRVVLVSFKEADLSWMNTGLLVPILVGSALGLVLIVSLMYYLLRQKRSGAEQDKSKDVGYNTGERDEYGSRV; this comes from the exons ATGCTGTTTCTGAGCTCCATATCCATCGTTTTGCTGCAACTGACTTTGTTCAACGTGCTGCATG GTGCCAAGTGGACATACACTG GGCCACTGGGAGAGCACCAATGGTCCAAAAACTATCCATATTGTGGTGGAGCTTTCCAGTCTCCAATAGACATCAAGTCAGAGCTCATGAGGTTTGACCCAACTTTACGTCCAATTGAGGTTCACGGCTACAATTTGTCACGCAACGAGCAGCTCACTCTTGGAAATAACGGACATTCTG TGCAAATATCACTGCCCTCCAAGATGCACATCTCTAGCTTCCCTCATCGTTACACTGCAGCTCAACTCCATTTCCATTGGGGCTCCTTTAACAGGCCTGCAGGCTCTGAACACATGGTGAACAGTAAGCAGTATGCAGCAGAG ATGCATGTGGTACACTTCAATTCAGACAAGTACCCCAATATGTCCATGGCTGTAGACAAATCGGATGGCCTGGCTGTGCTGGGTGTCCTGATTGAG GTTGGGCAGTTCAATCCGGCCTTTGAACAGTTTCTAAAGTTCATCAACGGCATCAAATACAGAG ATCAGAAAGTACAGGTGCCTGGTTTCAACATCAGATCTCTCCTGCCTGCACGTTTGGATGAGTATTATCGCTATGATGGGTCACTGACGACTCCTCCGTGCTATCCAAGTGTACTGTGGACAGTGTTCAGGAATCACGTGACAATTTCTCGCAAACAG TTTCTGTCCCTGGCAACAGCCCTCTACTCCTCCCATGCCCAGGACTCAGCCCCTGTGCCTCTGAGTGGCAACTATAGAAAACCACAGCTCGCCGACACCCGGGTCGTCCTGGTGTCTTTTAAGGAGG CTGATCTATCTTGGATGAACACTg GTTTACTGGTTCCCATATTGGTGGGCTCTGCACTGGGACTTGTTCTCATTGTCTCTTTAATGTACTACCTATTAAGGCAAAAACG ATCTGGTGCTGAACAGGACAAAAGCAAAGATGTTGGATACAACACCGGAGAGAGAGACGAGTATGGCTCAAGGGTATAG
- the ca12 gene encoding carbonic anhydrase 12 isoform X4 — translation MLFLSSISIVLLQLTLFNVLHGAKWTYTGPLGEHQWSKNYPYCGGAFQSPIDIKSELMRFDPTLRPIEVHGYNLSRNEQLTLGNNGHSVQISLPSKMHISSFPHRYTAAQLHFHWGSFNRPAGSEHMVNSKQYAAEMHVVHFNSDKYPNMSMAVDKSDGLAVLGVLIEVGQFNPAFEQFLKFINGIKYRDQKVQVPGFNIRSLLPARLDEYYRYDGSLTTPPCYPSVLWTVFRNHVTISRKQFLSLATALYSSHAQDSAPVPLSGNYRKPQLADTRVVLVSFKEGLLVPILVGSALGLVLIVSLMYYLLRQKRSGAEQDKSKDVGYNTGERDEYGSRV, via the exons ATGCTGTTTCTGAGCTCCATATCCATCGTTTTGCTGCAACTGACTTTGTTCAACGTGCTGCATG GTGCCAAGTGGACATACACTG GGCCACTGGGAGAGCACCAATGGTCCAAAAACTATCCATATTGTGGTGGAGCTTTCCAGTCTCCAATAGACATCAAGTCAGAGCTCATGAGGTTTGACCCAACTTTACGTCCAATTGAGGTTCACGGCTACAATTTGTCACGCAACGAGCAGCTCACTCTTGGAAATAACGGACATTCTG TGCAAATATCACTGCCCTCCAAGATGCACATCTCTAGCTTCCCTCATCGTTACACTGCAGCTCAACTCCATTTCCATTGGGGCTCCTTTAACAGGCCTGCAGGCTCTGAACACATGGTGAACAGTAAGCAGTATGCAGCAGAG ATGCATGTGGTACACTTCAATTCAGACAAGTACCCCAATATGTCCATGGCTGTAGACAAATCGGATGGCCTGGCTGTGCTGGGTGTCCTGATTGAG GTTGGGCAGTTCAATCCGGCCTTTGAACAGTTTCTAAAGTTCATCAACGGCATCAAATACAGAG ATCAGAAAGTACAGGTGCCTGGTTTCAACATCAGATCTCTCCTGCCTGCACGTTTGGATGAGTATTATCGCTATGATGGGTCACTGACGACTCCTCCGTGCTATCCAAGTGTACTGTGGACAGTGTTCAGGAATCACGTGACAATTTCTCGCAAACAG TTTCTGTCCCTGGCAACAGCCCTCTACTCCTCCCATGCCCAGGACTCAGCCCCTGTGCCTCTGAGTGGCAACTATAGAAAACCACAGCTCGCCGACACCCGGGTCGTCCTGGTGTCTTTTAAGGAGG GTTTACTGGTTCCCATATTGGTGGGCTCTGCACTGGGACTTGTTCTCATTGTCTCTTTAATGTACTACCTATTAAGGCAAAAACG ATCTGGTGCTGAACAGGACAAAAGCAAAGATGTTGGATACAACACCGGAGAGAGAGACGAGTATGGCTCAAGGGTATAG
- the ca12 gene encoding carbonic anhydrase 12 isoform X2 — protein MRFDPTLRPIEVHGYNLSRNEQLTLGNNGHSVQISLPSKMHISSFPHRYTAAQLHFHWGSFNRPAGSEHMVNSKQYAAEMHVVHFNSDKYPNMSMAVDKSDGLAVLGVLIEVGQFNPAFEQFLKFINGIKYRDQKVQVPGFNIRSLLPARLDEYYRYDGSLTTPPCYPSVLWTVFRNHVTISRKQFLSLATALYSSHAQDSAPVPLSGNYRKPQLADTRVVLVSFKEGRGLHGSLTYTSSFKRKRIIQQLLVGDLADLADEGLYKLLPSGSEKLYAGRKKYPKNQKSGTLAKSKQQTLHPSLRKKSQPTNRSVGKLGLGENELCYVSLEQRVFHQLRQSHRENQLVQALRDAVFPELNLRSYLNCKSDLALPTIRHILRGRPTDEAFELDRSLTKALMNPKKTTAIKQSVPKTNYGSLSPATVPRKPHSHGYPHPWLLPMEWED, from the exons ATGAGGTTTGACCCAACTTTACGTCCAATTGAGGTTCACGGCTACAATTTGTCACGCAACGAGCAGCTCACTCTTGGAAATAACGGACATTCTG TGCAAATATCACTGCCCTCCAAGATGCACATCTCTAGCTTCCCTCATCGTTACACTGCAGCTCAACTCCATTTCCATTGGGGCTCCTTTAACAGGCCTGCAGGCTCTGAACACATGGTGAACAGTAAGCAGTATGCAGCAGAG ATGCATGTGGTACACTTCAATTCAGACAAGTACCCCAATATGTCCATGGCTGTAGACAAATCGGATGGCCTGGCTGTGCTGGGTGTCCTGATTGAG GTTGGGCAGTTCAATCCGGCCTTTGAACAGTTTCTAAAGTTCATCAACGGCATCAAATACAGAG ATCAGAAAGTACAGGTGCCTGGTTTCAACATCAGATCTCTCCTGCCTGCACGTTTGGATGAGTATTATCGCTATGATGGGTCACTGACGACTCCTCCGTGCTATCCAAGTGTACTGTGGACAGTGTTCAGGAATCACGTGACAATTTCTCGCAAACAG TTTCTGTCCCTGGCAACAGCCCTCTACTCCTCCCATGCCCAGGACTCAGCCCCTGTGCCTCTGAGTGGCAACTATAGAAAACCACAGCTCGCCGACACCCGGGTCGTCCTGGTGTCTTTTAAGGAGG GCAGAGGACTGCATGGTTCTCTTACATACACTTCTTCATTCAAGCGGAAGAGAATCATTCAGCAGCTGCTGGTAGGTGACCTCGCAGACCTAGCTGATGAAGGCCTCTACAAGCTCCTACCAAGTGGCTCAGAGAAGCTCTATGCTGGCAGGAAGAAATACCCCAAGAACCAAAAGAGTGGGACTCTGGCCAAATCCAAGCAACAAACGCTGCATCCATCACTGAGAAAGAAGAGCCAACCAACCAACCGCTCTGTGGGAAAGTTAGGGCTGGGTGAAAATGAACTGTGCTACGTCTCGCTGGAACAGAGAGTTTTCCATCAACTCAGACAATCCCACCGTGAGAACCAGCTGGTTCAGGCTCTCAGAGATGCCGTTTTCCCTGAGCTCAACCTCAGGAGTTACCTGAACTGTAAGTCAGACCTGGCCCTCCCCACTATCAGACATATTCTGCGTGGACGGCCAACAGATGAGGCTTTTGAGTTAGATCGCTCTCTGACAAAAGCTTTGATGAATCCGAAGAAGACCACAGCAATCAAACAAAGTGTGCCAAAGACAAACTACGGCAGTCTGTCCCCTGCTACTGTTCCCAGGAAACCACACAGCCATGGTTATCCACATCCTTGGCTTTTGCCAATGGAATGGGAAGACTAG